A window of Macrococcus sp. 19Msa1099 genomic DNA:
TAGATAGTGCTGTCATGGTGATCGACTGCGCGAAAGGGATAGAACCACAGACGTTAAAGTTATTTAAGGTCTGTAAGATGCGTGGGATTCCGATTTTCACATTCATCAATAAGCTTGACCGTGTCGGTAAAGAACCGTTTGAGTTGCTGGAGGAAATCGAGAAGACGCTTGAAATTGAGACATATCCGATGAACTGGCCAATCGGTATGGGGCAATCATTCTTCGGTATTATTGACCGCAAGACGAAAACGATAGAGCCGTTTAGAGATGAAGAGAACGTGCTGCACTTAAATGAAGATTATGAACTTCAGGAAAGTCATGCGATCACTTCAGACAGCGCATATGAACAGGCGATAGAGGAGTTGATGCTTGTCGATGAAGCAGGCGAGACGTTTGATAAAGAGAAACTGATGACAGGTGATCTAACACCTGTATTCTTCGGCTCAGCCCTTGCGAACTTCGGTGTACAGAACTTCCTGAATGCATACGTAGATCATGCGCCGATGCCATCTGGACGTAAAACGGAGTCAGGTGAAGAAGTATCACCATTTGATGAAAGTTTCAGTGGATTTATCTTCAAGATTCAGGCCAATATGAACCCACAGCATAGAGATAGAATCGCCTTCATGCGTATCGTCAGTGGTGCATTTGAACGTGGCATGGACATTAAGATGACGCGTACAGATAAGAAGATGAAGATTTCACGTTCAACATCATTTATGGCAGATGATACACAAACGGTAAACCATGCTGTAAGTGGTGATATTATCGGACTATATGACTCTGGGAACTTCCAGATCGGTGATACGCTTGTCGGTGGAAATCAGAAATTCGAGTTCGAGAAATTACCGCAGTTCACACCAGAAATCTTTATGAAAGTGTCACCGAAGAACGTAATGAAGCAGAAACATTTCCATAAAGGAATCGAACAGCTTGTCCAGGAAGGTGCAATTCAGCTTTATCGTACACTGCATACCAATCAGATTATTTTAGGGGCAGTCGGGCAGCTTCAGTTTGAAGTATTTGAACATCGTATGAATAACGAATACAATGTAGACGTCATTATGGAACCTGTAGGGAGAAAGATTGCCCGCTGGATTGAGAACGAAGCGGATATTCGAGATGTTATGAACTCAAGCCGTTCGATTCTTGTGGAAGATAGATTTGAAAACAAAGTATTCTTGTTCGAGAATGAATTTGCGACGCGCTGGTTCCTGGATAAGTTCCCAGAAATTAAGCTCTACAGTTTACTGTAAGAAGGAGGAGTTATAGTGGATCCGTCAATTATCATTACCTATCTGTGGGTTATACTCGTACTCGTTGTATTAGAAGGCCTGCTTGCTGCAGATAACGCTATCGTTATGGCAGTAATGGTCAAGCATTTACCGGAAGAACGTCGTAAGAAAGCTTTATTCTATGGATTAGTCGGTGCATTTATCTTTAGATTTGGGGCACTCTTTGCCATCAGTTACCTTGCCAACTACTGGCAGATTCAAGCAGCGGGGGCTGCATATTTGTTATATATGTCCACTAAAAACCTCATAGATTACTTTAGAACAGACGATGCAACAAGTGCGTCAGAAGAAGCTGAGCTTGAGAAATATGGTAGTAGCAAAGGAAGCGGCTTCTGGATGACTGTTGCTAAAGTTGAATTCGCAGATATCGCATTTGCCATTGATTCAATGCTTGCAGCAATCGCCATCGCACTGACATTACCGGAAGTAGGACCACAGTTCGGTGGTATGAATCTCGGTCAGTTCCTTGTAATGTTTACGGGAGGAATGCTTGGTGTGATCATCATGCGATTTGCGGCAACATGGTTTGTTAAACTGCTGCATGACAATCCTTCACTTGAAGCAGCAGCATTTGCGGTTGTCGGATGGGTCGGTGTCAAGCTTGTTGTGATGGTGCTTGCACACGAAAAGGTAGGCATATTACCACACGAATTCCCACATAGTACATTATGGCAAGTAATATTCTGGACAGTCCTGCTTGGCATTCTTGTAATCGGATGGTT
This region includes:
- a CDS encoding TerC family protein; translation: MDPSIIITYLWVILVLVVLEGLLAADNAIVMAVMVKHLPEERRKKALFYGLVGAFIFRFGALFAISYLANYWQIQAAGAAYLLYMSTKNLIDYFRTDDATSASEEAELEKYGSSKGSGFWMTVAKVEFADIAFAIDSMLAAIAIALTLPEVGPQFGGMNLGQFLVMFTGGMLGVIIMRFAATWFVKLLHDNPSLEAAAFAVVGWVGVKLVVMVLAHEKVGILPHEFPHSTLWQVIFWTVLLGILVIGWFSGNKKKA
- a CDS encoding peptide chain release factor 3, with the protein product MTLREEVEIRKTFAIISHPDAGKTTLTEKLLLFGGAIREAGTVKGKKTGKFATSDWMEVEKQRGISVTSSVMQFDYDNFKINILDTPGHEDFSEDTYRTLMAVDSAVMVIDCAKGIEPQTLKLFKVCKMRGIPIFTFINKLDRVGKEPFELLEEIEKTLEIETYPMNWPIGMGQSFFGIIDRKTKTIEPFRDEENVLHLNEDYELQESHAITSDSAYEQAIEELMLVDEAGETFDKEKLMTGDLTPVFFGSALANFGVQNFLNAYVDHAPMPSGRKTESGEEVSPFDESFSGFIFKIQANMNPQHRDRIAFMRIVSGAFERGMDIKMTRTDKKMKISRSTSFMADDTQTVNHAVSGDIIGLYDSGNFQIGDTLVGGNQKFEFEKLPQFTPEIFMKVSPKNVMKQKHFHKGIEQLVQEGAIQLYRTLHTNQIILGAVGQLQFEVFEHRMNNEYNVDVIMEPVGRKIARWIENEADIRDVMNSSRSILVEDRFENKVFLFENEFATRWFLDKFPEIKLYSLL